From Nitrospirota bacterium, the proteins below share one genomic window:
- the ndhC gene encoding NADH-quinone oxidoreductase subunit A translates to MGDESVPLNYVPILAFIAIALAFGVVSLLIGWVVRPNRPYRAKLVPYESGSPLFQDARVQFPMRYYIIAMLFVIFDIEIVFLFPWAVVFQKLGVVGLVEMGVFIGILVVGFWYAWKKGALEWE, encoded by the coding sequence ATGGGTGATGAATCCGTTCCGCTGAACTACGTCCCGATCCTGGCCTTCATCGCAATCGCGCTGGCGTTCGGTGTGGTGTCGCTGCTGATCGGGTGGGTCGTCCGTCCGAATCGGCCGTATCGGGCGAAGCTGGTGCCGTACGAGAGCGGGAGTCCGTTGTTTCAGGACGCCCGCGTACAGTTCCCGATGCGGTACTACATCATCGCGATGCTGTTCGTGATTTTCGACATCGAGATCGTATTCCTCTTTCCTTGGGCAGTGGTGTTTCAGAAACTGGGCGTTGTCGGCCTCGTGGAAATGGGGGTCTTCATCGGCATCCTCGTCGTCGGGTTCTGGTACGCGTGGAAAAAAGGGGCGTTGGAGTGGGAGTGA